The segment TCGTACAGAAGGAATGGATCGTGGAGACACGGATCCGTTCTGCGGAAATCAAAAACCGATACCAGCAGGCCGCCTCTTCATCCTCTCCCCGGACACGGGCCGCCTCCATCCGCTGCCGGATCCCCAGTCGGATCCGGTCTTTCATCTCCGTCGCCGCTTTCTCCGTGAAGGTGATGGCGACAATCCCGTCCACACAGTCCGGTTCTGATCGATGCCGGTCGAGAATGGTGAGATACCGTTCCACCAGCACCCTCGTTTTCCCGGAACCGGCCCCGGCGGACACGATGCAATCCGTGTCCAGGGAATGGACAGCCTGAACTTGTTCCGGTGTCATTGAAAAGGGGGTGCTCATCTCTGTTCCCTCCCTGCGCCACTTTTCCAACCCAGCCGTTGTTCATCCACCCGGCAGACCGTTCGGTGGGGACAATGATCCGGACATATTCCCCCGGCGGGATCCACGGCAAAATCCCCCTGTTCCAAGCGCTCCAGGCGTTCCGCCAATCCGGTGCGAATCTCCTCCAGCACCCCTTCCCAGGCATCTTCCTCCAGCACTCCCTTGATCCGGGAGCTGATCCCCGCCCGGCCGGCTTCCTCCTTGCGCCAGATTCCCCGGTTGCGGTGATCCCCCGGCGACTTCCCCTTGCGGGTTCCCGGAGTGAAGTATGCGGCTCCCACTGCCTTCCCGGGATCCATGCCGAAGGTTTCCTGAAGGACCCACAGATAGAGAGGGAGCTGCAGATGGCTCCCCTGCAACACTTCCTTCAACCCGGGGGCAGGGCCGGATTTGTAATCGTAGACCATGTAATATCCTTCCTCATCCTGATCCACCCGGTCCACCTTTCCCCGCAGGCGAAGGAAGCGACCATTCCCGAGGGATAACTCCGCCGTCTCTTCCCTGCTGGCGGGGTCCATTTCCCGTCGATCAACCAAGGCCGGATTTTTGGCCAATCCGAAAGAAAGCTCCAGGTAACGGGGACGGACCTCCCCGTCGACATTCTCCCGCCACGCCAGATCATGGTCGAGGATCGACAGGAGCAACCGTTCCAGCCGTTTCCGCTCCACCCCCAGCAATGCAGGTTCGCGGATCTCCCCTTTCTCCCGGACAAACTCGGAGAAAACCGATTCCGTCACCGCGATCAGATGCTCCCGGGCACTCTCCGCAGCGGATGAAGTCGGCGGCTGTTCACGATAACGGTCCCAAAACCGGCAAAGAATCCGGTGCATCAGGTTGCCCCTTTCCAGCGGCGACAGGGGTTCATCCCCCACATCCCGGGATTGCGCCCCCAGGATCCGCCCGGCAAAGAAATGAAAGCGGCAACGGACCACCTCATTGAGCACCGAGGCGCTCCAAACCCCCTCCCGCAGTTTCGCCCCCAGGCTTGCGGTCAGGGAGGACGGGGGAAGCATTCCGTCAAAGACGGTGAAACCTTCGCTCCTTCGTTTTCCTTCAGCCCGGACCCTTGCCGAGAGAGTGTCAAACCATGAGGGATGCTCCTCACGCAAGCGATGTAAAATCGCTTCTGACAAAGCGTCAGATTCCGGCCCGCCGGCGGCCCGGGTGGCGACAGCCCGTTCCGCACCCCGGAGGAGAGAAGTACAATCCTCCCACAGCAAGGGAAACCGGTCTCCGATGCTCCTCTCCCATCGCTGAACCCCCTCTTTTCCAAAGACCTGCAACAACTCTTGCAAATAGGGGGAGGGGAGTTGACCCTTTCCTTCCGCTGAAGCCGATGAATAGGAGAAGACCAGCTTTTCCGTCGCCGCCGCTGCACAAAGGAAGAAGGGAAGAAGTTGATGCTCTCTCAACTCCTCCGCCAAGGGAAGGGACAACCCCTCTTTCCTCAGACGAAGCCGCTCCCGGTCGGGAATGAGCCAGTCCTCCCGGAAGAAGCGGGGCCATTTCCCTTCTGTGCACCCCAGCATAAAGACCGCCCGATAACGGTCCCCCCGGATCCGGTTGGGTTCCAGCAGACGGATCCCGCCCCGGCGGGCGGGACGCTTTACCACCTTCTTCCCTCTGGCCGCCTGTTCCAGAACCGCGGCAAAGGTGGCCGGATTGCACGCCTCTTCCCCCAGGCGGCTTTTTGTGAATACGGCCGCCCACTCCTCTGCGATGGAACACAGGCTTTTCCACGCTTTCACTTCAACAGCCCAGAGCTCCATCCCCTCCGGGTCCCCTGCCACTTGCCCGGCCCGGGGGCGGGGGTCCAAGGGACGGATCCAGTCGCTCATCCACTCCACCCATCCCCTCCAACTCCGCTCTGTGGGAATCTCCTCCAACCAGCGATAAAAATTTTGCAGACGGGCCAGCGAGTCTTCCGTGCAGCCGAACTGTTCCGGGTCGATCCGGGCGAGCCCTTGTTGAAAATCGACAAGATTTCGTGGGTGGCCCATCTCCCGCAAGATTTCCCGCCAAATCCGCCCCTCTCCTTCGCCTGCGCTCCAAGGCAGACAGGGATGATCCAGCAGTTCGGGGCGAAGCTCCTCTTTCCCCGTTCGCAGAGCCAAAGCCGACCGGACCAGTCCCAGCAGAGGGTGTTGGCTCAGGGGAATCGTTTCCGGCCGGTCACACGGGATTCCCGCTTTTTTCAAGGAAGTGAACAGGAGCGGGTGATATTCCTCCGGCCGGTTGGTCACCAGGGCCACATCGGAGAGAGCCGCCCCTGATTCGAGGAGCCACTGTTTCACCGCCGCCACCACCACTTCCACTTCGTGAGCCTCCCCCGGCGCGGACAGCACTTCCACTGCCCCTTGTCCCGTCACGGTCTCAGGGAAAGGATGAAAAGCTTCCTCCTCCAGCCGCAGGAGGGCTTCTGTTTTACCTGTGCCCGGAGAAGGGGAAAACGGATTTCGGATGTGAAAGCCCCGCCGGGACATCCGATCCGCCAACCGCCGCGTTTCGGAAAAAAGCCGGGGACGGCGGGCGTCCCATCCCAGATGAAGGGAGACCGGAACTCCCGCACTGACCAATTGCACCAGGAGCTGCTCCTGAAGGTGGGAAAGATCCACAAAGTGTTCTGCCACCACCCGCTCCGGCAAGCGGCACTCTCCTTTGCGCACCCGTTCCATGGCGATCAGGAAGGGCTCTTCGTGGTCCAGCAGTCCGAATTCACGGAGCAGTTCCTGGTAAACTTCATAGACCCGGGTCATCTCCCTGTACTTTTCCTCCGAAGCATCCCCCCACAAGCGGCGAAGACGGGCCGGGCGAACCCCCGCCCGCTTCAGCTCGCCGATGCTCACCTCCATCAATTTCAGCCAGCCCGGACGTTCCGCCATCCGCCGGAAATAGCTGAATCCTCCCTCCCCCGTGACACGGGAGACCGCCTGTTGCACCAGCAACTCCTGTTCCACCGGTGTCATGAGCCGGGCCGACTTCCCCGGCAGCAACCCCATGACAAAGGAATCAAAACTTTGCACAGTCACCTGCTCTTCCGGAATTTGCCGCTCGTAGATCAGCCTCCGATAATCACGCACCGCCGCGGAACCGGGTACCAGGTAAACCGTCCTGCCCCGGCCCCGGGGGAGATGGGTCAACCCCACTCCCCGGGTTGCCCGGGAGACAGGATGCAAAACCACTTCACCGGTCATCTGTGTCACCTCCGTTCACTTCTCCAAACCTGATACATGATTCTTTCCAAAAAGGGGAGCCTTTGAATGGAGAGGAGGGAAAAACCATCAAAGGCAAACATCGAAATAGGAATTCCCGGTTTGAGGCGGATCGCCTGCTCTCCATTCCCGGAGGGGATGAAGACGGCACCCGCCGGCCCGATCCCCGGATCATCGGTCCCATCACCAACCCGAATCCTTCGCTCCAACACAGGATTTCCCCACCCTCCCGGGAATCCGACACCCGGGATGAAGCTTAGAAGTGTTGTGAGAAAATCGTCATACCCACAGGGCACAAGTCGTGCCCAGGGTGCTTTCGCCTCCGGTCTCGCTATCAGGGAGGGTCGGGTTTCACATGGAGTGATTTTGGATCGTAAGAACAACGAAAAACATGTGAAACCCAATCCCGACCGACCCAGCCAGCACTCATTCACAACGCTTCTGAATATCCCGCCACCCGGAGGATCCCCGTGAGACCGGGTGACTTTTTTCATCTCTGCGGCCCGGATGCGCCGCTGTTTTTTGTGCCTTTCCAGCGCTGTGGTACAATAGGGATCATCCTGCATGAGAAGTTTAGGGGATTTTCACTTCCCACTTCTCAATTCCAGTATGGAGTGAAATGGCATGAAAGATATCGAAATCGATGCCGCTGCCAAAGAACAAGGAATCTGCTGGATCGATGTCCGCTCCCCCGGAGAATTTGAGACCGCCACCATTCCCGGAGCGGTCAATGT is part of the Kroppenstedtia eburnea genome and harbors:
- a CDS encoding PD-(D/E)XK nuclease family protein, whose translation is MTGEVVLHPVSRATRGVGLTHLPRGRGRTVYLVPGSAAVRDYRRLIYERQIPEEQVTVQSFDSFVMGLLPGKSARLMTPVEQELLVQQAVSRVTGEGGFSYFRRMAERPGWLKLMEVSIGELKRAGVRPARLRRLWGDASEEKYREMTRVYEVYQELLREFGLLDHEEPFLIAMERVRKGECRLPERVVAEHFVDLSHLQEQLLVQLVSAGVPVSLHLGWDARRPRLFSETRRLADRMSRRGFHIRNPFSPSPGTGKTEALLRLEEEAFHPFPETVTGQGAVEVLSAPGEAHEVEVVVAAVKQWLLESGAALSDVALVTNRPEEYHPLLFTSLKKAGIPCDRPETIPLSQHPLLGLVRSALALRTGKEELRPELLDHPCLPWSAGEGEGRIWREILREMGHPRNLVDFQQGLARIDPEQFGCTEDSLARLQNFYRWLEEIPTERSWRGWVEWMSDWIRPLDPRPRAGQVAGDPEGMELWAVEVKAWKSLCSIAEEWAAVFTKSRLGEEACNPATFAAVLEQAARGKKVVKRPARRGGIRLLEPNRIRGDRYRAVFMLGCTEGKWPRFFREDWLIPDRERLRLRKEGLSLPLAEELREHQLLPFFLCAAAATEKLVFSYSSASAEGKGQLPSPYLQELLQVFGKEGVQRWERSIGDRFPLLWEDCTSLLRGAERAVATRAAGGPESDALSEAILHRLREEHPSWFDTLSARVRAEGKRRSEGFTVFDGMLPPSSLTASLGAKLREGVWSASVLNEVVRCRFHFFAGRILGAQSRDVGDEPLSPLERGNLMHRILCRFWDRYREQPPTSSAAESAREHLIAVTESVFSEFVREKGEIREPALLGVERKRLERLLLSILDHDLAWRENVDGEVRPRYLELSFGLAKNPALVDRREMDPASREETAELSLGNGRFLRLRGKVDRVDQDEEGYYMVYDYKSGPAPGLKEVLQGSHLQLPLYLWVLQETFGMDPGKAVGAAYFTPGTRKGKSPGDHRNRGIWRKEEAGRAGISSRIKGVLEEDAWEGVLEEIRTGLAERLERLEQGDFAVDPAGGICPDHCPHRTVCRVDEQRLGWKSGAGREQR